The Gracilimonas sediminicola sequence TCAAAGGACTGACTTTTGAAAAGAAATCAGATACAGAGATGACCATTTCCCTGAAGATGAAACGCAGTGATGGTATCCATACCGAAATATTTAATATGAAACGGGATTAAGATCACTTGTTCAACGAATCCCGAATTAAGATTAGCTGTTCCTTTTTTGAGAAGTTTATGGGTATGAGGTTTCGTTAGCCTCTTACCCAAATCTGCGTTATTTTCAGGTGAACGTTTACTTTGAAATAAAATCATTAGTTCCTCTATGAAAACCATTGCCCAGCTTACATACATCCCATTATCAGAAGAAGACCCCCGAGAAAAAGTACAGGACCTGCTGGAGCACCTGGCTCAATACGATGTAGAAATAGAGGTTGGCTACTTATCCACAACTATTATTGGAGCTCCCAAAACGGTTTTTGAAGTAATTGAAGATCTTTACGACACCATGTCTCTGGAAAGCGAGAAGTTTCGTTTTCATGTAGAGTTGCTAAGTCCGGAGAAATAGGTAGGTAGGTTTTAGGGGCAAGGTGTTAGGTTTTAGTTGTTCTTGAACAAAACACTAAAACCTAACACCTAACACCTTACCTCTAATACCTACAACAGTTTTGAAGCCAGGTTAGCCAGTTCCGAACGCTCCCCTTTCTCAAGGTTGATGTGAGCATACATTTCATTGTTATTCATGCGGTCCACGAGGTAACTGAGTCCGTTACTTTGGGCATCCAGATATGGCGTATCGATTTGGAAGATATCCCCGGTAAACACAACTTTGGTGTTTTCGCCCGCCCGGGTGATGATGGTTTTCACTTCATGAGGGGTTAAATTCTGAGCCTCATCAATGATAAAAATCACGTTGGATAAACTTCGTCCACGGATATAAGCCAGCGGCACAATGCGCAGCTTCTCAGTCTGCAGCATTTCATCAATCTTCTTAAATGGCTTACTCGTTTCCTTATACTGATTTTTAATGAAGCTCAGGTTATCCCAAAGTGGCTGCATGTAGGGGTCAATTTTGGCATTGGCATCGCCGGGAAGAAAGCCAATGTCCTTATTACTTAGGGGAACAATGGGTCGGGCAAGATAAATTTGCTTGAAATTGCTCCGCTGCTCCAGTGCACTTGCCAAAGCCAACAGTGTTTTTCCCGTTCCGGCAGCTCCGGTAATGGTACAACACATAATATTCGGGTTCTGAAGGGCATGCATAGCAAAGGTCTGTTCTGCATTTTTTGGCTGAATGCCATAGGCATTGTTCTTTTCCACCACTTCTACCTTTTTGCTCTTCGCATTATACCAGCCAAGTCCCGATGAGCCATGACTTTTCATTATGTAATAATGGTTGCAAATCGGATCGGCTTCCATCAGTTCTTCAGGCTTTATCTTCCCTTTTTCATAAAACTTACTAACCACCGATGGGT is a genomic window containing:
- a CDS encoding PhoH family protein — translated: MPKKKSKKIFVLDTSVLLYDYEAVRNFEKNDVAIPITVLEELDTFKKGNNVINLHAREFIRYLDGISDANMLQNWIPLNGRSHGNLRVITNGENSMDATKVYGSDKNDHRIINAALHLKEENPNQRVILVSKDINLRLKARALNLESEDYETIRIQDIEHLYKGKTSLEIEDPSVVSKFYEKGKIKPEELMEADPICNHYYIMKSHGSSGLGWYNAKSKKVEVVEKNNAYGIQPKNAEQTFAMHALQNPNIMCCTITGAAGTGKTLLALASALEQRSNFKQIYLARPIVPLSNKDIGFLPGDANAKIDPYMQPLWDNLSFIKNQYKETSKPFKKIDEMLQTEKLRIVPLAYIRGRSLSNVIFIIDEAQNLTPHEVKTIITRAGENTKVVFTGDIFQIDTPYLDAQSNGLSYLVDRMNNNEMYAHINLEKGERSELANLASKLL